DNA from Sulfurimonas gotlandica GD1:
GGTGGTATGCTTGGTATGTTTGGTGGGGAAAGTGCATTAGATGGTCTTCGTGAACCATTTTCACTTAAGATGAAAAGTGCTGTGATTAAAATAGTTTCCTCAGATGCATTTAATAAAACACTAGAAAATCATATGCAAAACTCATCACTTAGTGATGACATGATTTTATCTATAGAGCGTGTAATAGATGCAAGGTTAAACGAGCTTACACCACAAATCGTAAAAGAAATTGTTCAAAAACTAATTAAAGAACACCTCGACTGGCTTGTCATTTGGGGTGGTGTTTTTGGTGGACTAATTGGTTTAGTTAGTTCTTTTTTATTATAGCTCCATAAACTAGACAATTCTTAATAAAGTGTAAAGTTATTTTGAAATGATACTAGTTTATTTTCTTTTATTTTTTTAATCATTTCTGCTAATTTAAGAGTTCTCTCCTCTTCATTAGCGATTGAGCTCTCTGCATCTAAGTTAAACTTATCCATGTTTACATCCAAGTACCCAGTATCAAATTTTCCGCTTTTAAAAATATTATCTCTTACTATCTCTTTGTGAAGCGATATATTTGTTTTAAAGCCTTCTATATAAAACTCATCTAGTGCTCGCCTTGCCTTAGCAACTGCACCATCCCAGTCAAGTGCCCAAACAATGAGTTTTCCAAGCATAGAATCATAACAAGTCGGTGTTTCATATCCACTGTAAAGGCTGGTATCCAATCTCACTCCAGGTCCTCCTGGTGTTAAATATTTTTTACAGTTCCAGCTGTTGGCATAAAATTTTTTTGAGGGTCTTCTGAGTTAATTCTAAACTCTATTGCATATCCTCTGAAATTTATCTCTTCTTGTTTATACTTCAACTTATCCCCGGCAGCTATCTCAATCATTCTTTGAATAATATCTACCCCGCTTACTATCTCAGTTACTGGATGTTCAACTTGGACTCTGGTATTCATCTCGATAAAGTATACGTTATCTTTTTCATCTACTAAAAATTCAACCGTACCTACACTCTCATAACCGAGTTCTTTCATAGCATCTACTGAGATTTTGCAAAGTTTTTGTCTGACCTCATCATTTAAAAGAGGCGATGGTGTTATCTCTATAACCTTTTGATGGCGACGCTGTATAGAGCAATCTCTCTCACCTAAATGAACAACATTTCCATGACTATCAGCTACAACTTGTATCTCTATGTGTCTAGGATTTTGAACATATTTTTCTATAAAGACATCCCCTTTGCCAAAATACTTTATTGACTCATTTGTTGCAGAATCAAACATATTTGAAAATTCATCAGCGAAATGAACAATCCTCATTCCTCTTCCACCACCGCCGAATGCTGCTTTTATGATTACAGGATAGCCTATCTCTTGAGCAATTTTTTCACCTTCTTGCATATTTGTTATAGGTGTATCTGTTCCCTCTAAAACAGGTACGCCTATCTTTTTCATAGCAACTTTTGAAGCCATCTTATCACCAAACAACTCTATATGTTTTGGTTTAGGTCCTATAAATATTAATTCGTTATCTTCACAAGCCTGAGCAAACTCAGCACTTTCGGATAAAAAGCCATAACCAGGATGAATAGCGTCACAATTTGTTTTTTTTGCGATATCTATTATTTTGTCATATTTCAAGTATGCGTCTATAGGATTACCTACTATTGGATAACACTCATCAGCTCTTGCTACCCACAAACCATTTACATCTATTTCAGAAAAAACAACTACTGACTTTATCTCAAGCTCTTTACATGCTCTTATAATTCTCAAAGCTATTTCACCACGGTTAGCTATTAAAACTTTAGAAATTTTTTTCATGACATATCCCATCATTAAATTTAAACGCTATTTTAATGAATTATATGCAAACAATTCTTCTTCTTTTTTGTCAATTTATTTGTTTATAAAGATAATAATAATTGTCTATAATTGTCATTTTTATAATCTATATTTGCTATAATTATTGTTATGAAAAGAGATACCTTACAAAAAAATATAAAAATAGCCAATAGTATAATGTATTACATCTATACACACATTGATGTAAATATAGATATGGATGAGTTAAGTAAGAACTTGGAAATAAGTAAATTTCATATGCATAAAGTGTTTAAAAACATTTTTGGAAAAAATATTTATGAGAGTATAAAATCTATAAGACTACAAAAAGCAGCTAGTTTACTTTTAACAAACAAGTATTCTACAATATCTGAAGTTGCTAACTTGTGCGGATATAGTTCCCACTCTTCATTTATAAAAGCTTTTAGAAATAAATTTGATGTATCTCCAAAAGAGTGGAGAAACGGTGCCTATATAGACTACTCAAACTCAATTTTACAAGCATCAAACATTTCTACAAACTCAAACATGGATTTCTCGAAAGTCTCAGCTACCATAGTCAATATGCCATCTATGAAAAGTTATTATATACGCAACAACGGTTATATAAACAATGTTAAAGAAACTTGGCAAAAACTCTATACTTTAATTCTAAATCATAAAGTAAAAAAATATAAAATGCTAGCTCTTTTACATGATAATCCAACTATAACAGATCTTAATAATTGTCAATATATAGCTTGCATTATCACTGATGAACAAGAAGATGTATTTACAAAAAGATTACCAAAATTCAAAATATCCGATGGCGTATATGCAAAATTTGATTTGCAAGGTCAAGGTGAAGATATACTAAGGTTTATACAATGGGTCTACCATGATTGGCTTGTAGATAGTGAATATGAAACAACTACAAAACCGTCATTTATTGTTTATCATAAAAACAACTATCTAAACAATGAAGAGATTTTCGATATAAGTTATTATCTATCAATTAAATTTTAATATTTTGTTGGCTCGTTAGCTTTCTTGTGCTCTAATTCAATTTCTATAGTTTTTAATTTATCGTCTAGCGGGTATGCCTGTCTTGCTTGTTTTATAGCTTCTATTGTTTGATTTAAATCTAGCTCATCTGAATTAATTTTTATTTCTGAAAACTTTTTATGTAATTCTTCTAAAGGTTTAGTGTCTGGGTGCTTTATTGACTTAAGTTCTTTATCTAGGCTCTTATCTTCCTTTGATATATACAAAGAAGATATAACTAAAAAACTTAAAAAAACAAGAGCAAAAAGAACTAACTTCATATTAACTAACTTCTATAACTGCATCCGCTATTTCTATAATGTCACCGGAGACAATCTTTGCTCCTTTTCTAAGCTCAACTTCTGCATTTCTTTTAACATACCCATCAGCTATTAACATCTTTGCATGTGCTCCACTATCTGCTAAACCTAAAACTTTTAATAATTTAAAAAGCTCTATATAATCATCTTTTAATTCAAATTTCATTTTTTATGTCCTGTTATCCTCAGCTCTACTGATGAAGATCTAATAATGAAATCATATCTAAATTTAATTTATACAGATGTATAATTTACATTATGGACATTGGATTAAACACTTTATATGACATCGGTTCTAACTATTCTGTAAAACTCAACGATAAAGAACGTCTTGTTTATGAAGATGACCCCCTTAGAAAACAAAAAACTCCTCAAGAAAAAAAACTAGAAAAAGAAGAAGAAAAAAAAGAAGTGAAAAAATCTTCTAATGAACTAAGTCAAGATGAGAAACGTTTAGTTTTAGATCTTCAATCTAGAGATGCAGAAGTTCATGCCCACGAATCTGCACACCAAAGCGGTGGCGCTTCAACAGGTGCAGCCACTTACACTTACCAACAAGGTCCTGATGGCAAAATGTATGCTATCGGAGGTGAAGTATCCGTCTCATTTCAATCAGGTTCTACTCCACAAGAGACTATCGCAAATGCTCAAGCAGTAATCGCTTCGGCCTTAGCACCGGCAGATCCAAGCGGGCAAGATATGGCAGTAGCATCCAGTGCTATGGT
Protein-coding regions in this window:
- a CDS encoding AraC family transcriptional regulator; this translates as MKRDTLQKNIKIANSIMYYIYTHIDVNIDMDELSKNLEISKFHMHKVFKNIFGKNIYESIKSIRLQKAASLLLTNKYSTISEVANLCGYSSHSSFIKAFRNKFDVSPKEWRNGAYIDYSNSILQASNISTNSNMDFSKVSATIVNMPSMKSYYIRNNGYINNVKETWQKLYTLILNHKVKKYKMLALLHDNPTITDLNNCQYIACIITDEQEDVFTKRLPKFKISDGVYAKFDLQGQGEDILRFIQWVYHDWLVDSEYETTTKPSFIVYHKNNYLNNEEIFDISYYLSIKF
- a CDS encoding RNA-binding S4 domain-containing protein, giving the protein MKFELKDDYIELFKLLKVLGLADSGAHAKMLIADGYVKRNAEVELRKGAKIVSGDIIEIADAVIEVS
- a CDS encoding putative metalloprotease CJM1_0395 family protein; translated protein: MDIGLNTLYDIGSNYSVKLNDKERLVYEDDPLRKQKTPQEKKLEKEEEKKEVKKSSNELSQDEKRLVLDLQSRDAEVHAHESAHQSGGASTGAATYTYQQGPDGKMYAIGGEVSVSFQSGSTPQETIANAQAVIASALAPADPSGQDMAVASSAMVMMMKAQQQLSRETQEAVLGKETYKNEADKSNNTQTGVTELDIPA